The Kaistella daneshvariae genomic sequence CACGAAAATGTGCAGCCCGATATTTTGGTGCTCGGCAAAGCACTTTCCGGCGGCATGTATCCTGTTTCTGCGGTTTTGGCGAACGACAGCATTATGAACGTCATCAAACCGGGACAACACGGTTCAACCTTCGGTGGAAACCCGATTGCTTGCGCGGTGGCTGTAGCTGCTTTAAATGTAGTCGAAGATGAAAATCTATCGGAAAGAGCAGAGGAATTGGGAAAACTTTTCCGTGCTGAAATCGAAAAAGTTATTGCGAAATCTGACCTTATCACCAAAGTTCGTGGAAAAGGTTTGCTGAATGCGATTTTAATTAATGATACACCTGAAAGTTCTACCGCCTGGGATCTTTGCATGGAACTGAAAAATAACGGTTTGCTCGCAAAACCCACGCACGGAAACATTATTCGCCTCGCGCCGCCTTTGGTCATCACTGAAGAGCAAATACAGGAATGTGTAGCGATTATTGAAAAAACGGTTCTGGAATTTAAGAAGTAGAATTCTCCAAAATTCTTTTATAAAAATCAAGGTAATTGGCCGCCATCGCTTTATAATCAAATTGTTGCACCCAACTTTTGATGTTTCGCGAAATTTCCGGCTGGTTATCTTGATATATTTTCATTTTTTCCCGGTAAAATGTGGCCATTTTTTCAGCCTCGAAATCGTCAAAATAAAAAGCTGCATCACCGCCAATTTCCGGCAAACTGGTAAAAGTGGAGAGAAAAACCGGTTTCTCAAAAGCCATGGCTTCGATAGGCGGAATTCCGAAACCTTCTGCGGTGGACGGATGACACATCGCTTCACAGTTTTGAATTAAAGCATATTTTTCTTCTTCCGAAATATTTTTCAGAATGTGAATCCGGTTTTCCAGGTTCAGTTCTTTAATTCTGTTTCGAACTTCCGTCGCGTAGGGTTCTTTTTCACCGGAAGCGAGCAAAACCAAATCCTGCTCCAAAAAAGGAAGCATTTCCACGAGTTTCAGCTGATTTTTTTTATCGAATAACACGCCTATATTCAGCATATATTTTTTAGCCGCTAAATGGACAAATTTTCCCAAATCATATTTCCGGTCCTCCGGAAGCTGAATTCCATTATGAATGACTTCGATTTTTTTTAGCTTTTTTGGCCTAAATAAACCGATATTTTTTTCAAAATCATCTTTCACAAACTGCGAAATGCACACGATATAATCTGCGTATTTCAAATTTTTATTGAGGCGTGAAAGCAATTTTTCCTTCTTCTTTTCCGGCAAATTTTCATGCAGAAAATTCAAATCGTGCAGCGTTACAATTTTTACAGATTTCCTATAATTTCGTGTAAAATACAGCGACGCCTGATGACTGACGTGAATGATATCAAATTTCTGACTGAAATTTTCGTAAATTTTATGCAGCCGTTTCCACTTTTTTTGCTCATTTAGCGGGAAATTTATCGTCGTAAAAACGCCGAAATACGTAAAATTAAAGTTGTGGTGAGTTTCTTCAATGCCGCGCGCCAGATTTCTAAAA encodes the following:
- a CDS encoding glycosyltransferase family 4 protein, with protein sequence MQPKILLDIERLRRPHSGIANVFRNLARGIEETHHNFNFTYFGVFTTINFPLNEQKKWKRLHKIYENFSQKFDIIHVSHQASLYFTRNYRKSVKIVTLHDLNFLHENLPEKKKEKLLSRLNKNLKYADYIVCISQFVKDDFEKNIGLFRPKKLKKIEVIHNGIQLPEDRKYDLGKFVHLAAKKYMLNIGVLFDKKNQLKLVEMLPFLEQDLVLLASGEKEPYATEVRNRIKELNLENRIHILKNISEEEKYALIQNCEAMCHPSTAEGFGIPPIEAMAFEKPVFLSTFTSLPEIGGDAAFYFDDFEAEKMATFYREKMKIYQDNQPEISRNIKSWVQQFDYKAMAANYLDFYKRILENSTS